The following are encoded together in the Limanda limanda chromosome 12, fLimLim1.1, whole genome shotgun sequence genome:
- the LOC133015251 gene encoding probable N-acetyltransferase camello, with protein sequence MANIQIRKYREDDSEAVKEIFTMGMSEHIPSSFMHVLKQPLMQMVLMIVFCALMTSSKSFLLPILALTLCLAGARQFVVYMFNQYIDSSLKKDLNSISETYLSQKDSGFWVAESDGQVVATVACLPAPEAPGCLELKRMSVCRSHRRMGIAKTLCQTITDFTRERGYAAVILRTSVVQTDAQKLYENLGFQKIREFAIPEFPAKILNFNLLEYRLDLQKDGKTD encoded by the coding sequence ATGGCCAACATTCAGATCCGCAAATACCGAGAGGATGATTCCGAGGCAGTGAAGGAGATCTTCACCATGGGGATGAGCGAGCACATCCCTTCGTCCTTCATGCACGTCCTGAAGCAGCCGCTCATGCAGATGGTGCTGATGATCGTCTTCTGCGCTCTCATGACCAGCTCCAAGTCCTTCCTGCTGCCCATCCTGGCTCTCACCCTGTGCCTAGCCGGGGCGCGGCAGTTTGTGGTCTACATGTTCAACCAGTACATCGACTCCTCCCTCAAGAAGGACCTCAACAGCATCAGTGAGACCTACCTGAGCCAGAAGGACTCTGGTTTCTGGGTGGCTGAGAGCGATGGCCAGGTGGTCGCCACAGTGGCGTGCCTCCCCGCCCCGGAGGCGCCCGGGTGCCTGGAGCTGAAACGCATGTCCGTGTGCCGCAGTCACCGCAGGATGGGCATCGCTAAGACTCTGTGTCAGACAATTACTGATTTCACTCGTGAGAGGGGCTACGCAGCCGTCATCCTCCGAACCTCTGTGGTACAGACGGACGCTCAGAAGCTCTACGAGAACCTGGGCTTCCAGAAGATAAGAGAGTTTGCTATTCCTGAATTTCCTGCCAAAATCCTGAACTTCAATTTGCTTGAGTACAGACTGGATTTACAGAAAGACGGGAAAACTGACTGA